The sequence below is a genomic window from Campylobacter concisus.
CATGTAATTTTGACTGTGTTTATTGTGAGCTAAGTGGCGCAAAGCCGGTTGAAGTGATAGAAAATCCGCCAAGCGTTGATGAGATCATAAACGATTTAAAAGAAGCATTAAAAACTCATCAAAACATCGATGTCATCACACTTACGGCAAATGGCGAACCAACTCTTTACCCGTACTTAAAAGAGCTGATAGCAAAAGTAAATGAGCTAAAAGGTAGTGCAAAAACACTTATTCTAAGCAATGGCTCAGGTGTAAGAGATCAAAAAATTTGTGAAGCCTTGCAAGGGCTTGATATAGTGAAATTTAGCCTTGATAGCGCGGTGCAAAGCACTTTTAAAAAGATAGACCGCAATAAAAGTGGTATAGAAGTAAATGAACTTATAAAAGCAATGGCTAAATTTCGCAAGGAATTTACTGGCGAGCTTGTGCTTGAAATTTTAGTCGTGGCTGGATTTAACGACAAAAAAAGTGAGTTTGAAGCACTTAATGTGGCGATAAATGAGATAGCTCCGCACCGAGTGGATATTGGCACGATAGATCGTCCACCAGCTTATAATGTAAAGAGTGTAGATGCCAAAAAACTAGAGGAGCTAGCCAAGCAGATAAGTGGTGTACCGGTTAATATAGCTAAAGCTCACAAAATAGAGCAAAAGTATAACTTTAGTGAGGAAGAAATTTTAGAAATGCTAAGGCGTCGTCCGCAAACTATCGCAAATGTTGAAGAAAATTTCTCAGAGCACTCAAAGCAAATTTTAAACAAGCTCTTGCAACAAGATGTGGTTTATCTAGCCGATGTTGCTGGGGTAAAATTTTACAAACTAAGAGCATAAATGAAAAGAATCCTTACAATACAAGATATCTCGTGCGTTGGTAAATGTTCCCTTACCGTTGCACTTCCAATAATTAGCGCTCAAGGCATTGAGGCGTGCATATTGCCTACTGCGCTACTTTCGACTCATACTGGCTTTAAAAATTTCACATTTCGTGATCTGACTGATGAATTTGACGCAATAACACGAGTATGGCACAAAGAAAATATCGCATTTGATGGAATTTATACCGGATTTTTAGGTAGCTTTAGTCAGCTTGAGCTGATAGAGAAAATTTTTAATGAGTTTAATGACTCTACTTCACTAATACTTGTAGATCCTTGCATGGGCGACAATGGCAAGCTCTACCATGGATTTGATGAAAAATTTGTTATGAAAATGCGTGAGCTTTGCACAAAGGCTCACGTCATCACGCCAAATATAACTGAAGCAAGCTTTATGTGCGGGATGCCGTTTTTAGGCAGTGACTATAAGCAAGATTATATTTTAGAGTTGCTTGAAGGCTTAGCTAGCTTTGGAGTTAGAAAGATTGTGCTAAAGGGCATTAGATACAAGCAAAATGAATGTGGCATCATAGCTTACGACACAAAGACAAAAGAGAAGGTAGAGTATTTTCACGAATTTTTGCCATTTCACACGAGTGGAACTGGAGATATATTTGCTTCTGTGCTTTTTGGCTCGCTAGTAAATGGCGAAAGCATGCAAAATGCCATCAAAAAGGCAGCAAACTTTGTGCTTAGCAGCATTAAAATCACGCTAAAAGATAAGAGCCGCACATGGTATGG
It includes:
- a CDS encoding radical SAM protein, encoding MSLGIDLSPKQKSCNFDCVYCELSGAKPVEVIENPPSVDEIINDLKEALKTHQNIDVITLTANGEPTLYPYLKELIAKVNELKGSAKTLILSNGSGVRDQKICEALQGLDIVKFSLDSAVQSTFKKIDRNKSGIEVNELIKAMAKFRKEFTGELVLEILVVAGFNDKKSEFEALNVAINEIAPHRVDIGTIDRPPAYNVKSVDAKKLEELAKQISGVPVNIAKAHKIEQKYNFSEEEILEMLRRRPQTIANVEENFSEHSKQILNKLLQQDVVYLADVAGVKFYKLRA
- a CDS encoding pyridoxamine kinase, with the translated sequence MKRILTIQDISCVGKCSLTVALPIISAQGIEACILPTALLSTHTGFKNFTFRDLTDEFDAITRVWHKENIAFDGIYTGFLGSFSQLELIEKIFNEFNDSTSLILVDPCMGDNGKLYHGFDEKFVMKMRELCTKAHVITPNITEASFMCGMPFLGSDYKQDYILELLEGLASFGVRKIVLKGIRYKQNECGIIAYDTKTKEKVEYFHEFLPFHTSGTGDIFASVLFGSLVNGESMQNAIKKAANFVLSSIKITLKDKSRTWYGVQFEKILGTLAK